The Paenibacillus macerans genome includes a window with the following:
- a CDS encoding ATP-binding cassette domain-containing protein — MEFELAIELIGAVKRGRRKTIGPLNLQIPAGYIVALVGPNGAGKSTIMQMILQIIAPDEGEIKWYGHVPAGELPLEIRRQIGYVPENPAVDENFVTPEEAAKFRSHWYPDWDAKRFERLMDRFDVPRRERLNRMSKGERRKFEIAAALAAKPKLLLLDEPSSGLDPFAWGTMIEELKDFMDEGGEAVSIVLSTHMVEEVKRLADYIALVHEGKVLGMAEKDLLLGSWKEFWLKGENLTPGDFPGTVIFRENGPGISKLAVRNNGDFTQWCGDHGLQVIQSRSMELEEILKLWMQGYPPGDFFTKEGEK, encoded by the coding sequence ATGGAATTCGAGCTGGCTATAGAGCTGATTGGGGCCGTAAAGCGGGGGCGCAGGAAAACGATCGGCCCGCTGAATTTGCAAATTCCCGCAGGCTATATCGTCGCTTTGGTCGGACCCAATGGAGCGGGAAAAAGCACGATCATGCAGATGATTTTGCAGATAATTGCACCGGATGAGGGAGAAATCAAATGGTACGGCCACGTTCCGGCCGGTGAACTGCCGCTTGAAATTCGCCGGCAAATCGGGTACGTTCCGGAAAACCCGGCGGTGGACGAGAACTTTGTGACCCCGGAAGAAGCGGCGAAATTCCGCTCCCATTGGTACCCGGATTGGGACGCGAAGCGGTTTGAGCGGTTAATGGACCGTTTTGATGTGCCGCGGCGCGAACGTTTAAACCGGATGTCCAAAGGCGAACGGCGCAAATTCGAAATCGCCGCCGCGCTGGCGGCCAAACCGAAGCTGCTGCTGCTTGACGAGCCTTCGTCTGGGCTTGACCCGTTCGCTTGGGGTACGATGATCGAGGAACTGAAAGATTTTATGGATGAGGGTGGCGAAGCGGTGTCGATCGTGCTCAGTACGCACATGGTTGAAGAAGTGAAGCGGCTGGCCGATTACATCGCCCTCGTTCATGAAGGCAAGGTGCTCGGCATGGCCGAAAAAGACCTGCTGCTTGGAAGCTGGAAAGAATTTTGGCTCAAAGGGGAAAACTTGACGCCGGGTGATTTCCCCGGCACCGTAATTTTCCGGGAGAATGGCCCCGGCATCAGCAAGCTGGCCGTTAGGAACAATGGCGATTTTACGCAGTGGTGCGGGGACCATGGACTGCAGGTGATTCAAAGCCGGAGTATGGAGCTGGAGGAAATTTTGAAGTTATGGATGCAGGGTTATCCTCCGGGCGATTTTTTTACGAAAGAAGGGGAGAAATGA